A genomic segment from Aegilops tauschii subsp. strangulata cultivar AL8/78 chromosome 1, Aet v6.0, whole genome shotgun sequence encodes:
- the LOC141042756 gene encoding uncharacterized protein isoform X1, whose protein sequence is MPPKAPKAPITCNWMRSNVTDETLADFVKLGYLPKKDVMSYRAPDPSEERPQPRDGEVVIFADHMSRGFAPPGLKFFRDVLNFFDLQPQDIGPNSVSNICNFQVFCEVYLGEEPSLLLFRELFYLNRQNECANGPSLELGGISIQRRRDCLFPYAEPPSHPKDWNQTWFYCQDTSPADESPLPGFRPSRLEPTHPLSDKLTQAERQPLLPTINKIKALLGNGLNRIDLVQVWISWRVIPLSHRPGLMCEYTGRKDDPLRHSRNDLPEDVAEDMTKALLNESLADCGRTGLAPFCKTNPAPAADDKFWKVKYAHEAAKKARKAKKATKRDAPRKKGSRPTASELLQLSDSSESEDDTGASNPVVEEVMTLSSDSEPLPRLKVRRVTRKVRFSHPLAYQDPQFLLKQKIHESRRHTRTNKDADLSSGLPDASRKRRTEVISNLYPFHPLAGVIRQLLNSSDSNYQETSPSSGDSMQSNLPAFKTVPG, encoded by the exons atgcctcccaaagctcccaaagctcccatcacttgcaattggatgaggtccaacgtcaccgacgagaccttagcggactttgtgaagttgggttacctgcccaagaaggacgtcatgtcctaccgtgcccccgacccatcagaggagagaccacaaccaagggacggggaggtggtcatttttgcggatcatatgagccggggcttcgcaccgcccggcttaaagttctttagagacgtgctgaacttctttgacctgcagccacaagacataggacccaactcggtgtcgaatatatgcaacttccaagtgttctgcgaggtctaccttggagaagagcccagcctgctgctcttcagagagctcttttacctgaaccgccagaacgagtgcgccaacgggccgagcttagaacttggtggaatctccattcagcgacggagggactgcctttttccttacgctgagccgccaagccacccaaaggactggaaccagacgtggttctattgtcaagacacgtcgccggctgacgagagcccgctgcccggctttcgcccttcacgtctggaaccaactcaccctctgtctgacaagttaactcaggcggagcgccaacctctgctccccaccatcaacaagatcaaggctctcctgggcaatggtctcaacagaattgatctggtccaggtctggatctcgtggcgggtgatccccttgagccaccgccccggcttaatgtgtgaatacacaggccggaaagatgaccccctgcgacacagccgcaatgatcttcctgaagacgttgctgaagacatgaccaaggcccttttaaatgagagcttggcagactgcgggaggaccgggttagcccccttctgcaagaccaacccagccccagcg gctgacgataaattctggaaggtcaaatatgcccatgaggcggccaagaaggccaggaaggctaagaaagccacTAAGAGAgacgctccccgcaagaagggaagtaggcctactgcttcagagctgctgcaactaagcgacagctccgagtcagag gatgacaccggagcaagtaacccggtggttgaagaggtaatgacactttcctccgactcggagcccttgccaaggctgaaagtccgaagggtaacccggaaagtaagattttctcatcctttagcttatcaagatcctcaatttcttttgaagcaaaagattcatgagagccggcggcacacccggaccaacaaagacgctgacctctcctccggcttacctgacgcatcgaggaaacgccgaaccgaggttatctccaacttgtacccttttcatcctttggcgggtgttatacgtcaactgctcaactcttctgattcaaactatcaggaaacctcaccctcctctggcgactcgatgcaatcaaacctgccggccttcaagaccgtacccgggtaa
- the LOC141042756 gene encoding uncharacterized protein isoform X3, giving the protein MPPKAPKAPITCNWMRSNVTDETLADFVKLGYLPKKDVMSYRAPDPSEERPQPRDGEVVIFADHMSRGFAPPGLKFFRDVLNFFDLQPQDIGPNSVSNICNFQVFCEVYLGEEPSLLLFRELFYLNRQNECANGPSLELGGISIQRRRDCLFPYAEPPSHPKDWNQTWFYCQDTSPADESPLPGFRPSRLEPTHPLSDKLTQAERQPLLPTINKIKALLGNGLNRIDLVQVWISWRVIPLSHRPGLMCEYTGRKDDPLRHSRNDLPEDVAEDMTKALLNESLADCGRTGLAPFCKTNPAPAADDKFWKVKYAHEAAKKARKAKKATKRDAPRKKGSRPTASELLQLSDSSESEDDTGASNPVVEEQKIHESRRHTRTNKDADLSSGLPDASRKRRTEVISNLYPFHPLAGVIRQLLNSSDSNYQETSPSSGDSMQSNLPAFKTVPG; this is encoded by the exons atgcctcccaaagctcccaaagctcccatcacttgcaattggatgaggtccaacgtcaccgacgagaccttagcggactttgtgaagttgggttacctgcccaagaaggacgtcatgtcctaccgtgcccccgacccatcagaggagagaccacaaccaagggacggggaggtggtcatttttgcggatcatatgagccggggcttcgcaccgcccggcttaaagttctttagagacgtgctgaacttctttgacctgcagccacaagacataggacccaactcggtgtcgaatatatgcaacttccaagtgttctgcgaggtctaccttggagaagagcccagcctgctgctcttcagagagctcttttacctgaaccgccagaacgagtgcgccaacgggccgagcttagaacttggtggaatctccattcagcgacggagggactgcctttttccttacgctgagccgccaagccacccaaaggactggaaccagacgtggttctattgtcaagacacgtcgccggctgacgagagcccgctgcccggctttcgcccttcacgtctggaaccaactcaccctctgtctgacaagttaactcaggcggagcgccaacctctgctccccaccatcaacaagatcaaggctctcctgggcaatggtctcaacagaattgatctggtccaggtctggatctcgtggcgggtgatccccttgagccaccgccccggcttaatgtgtgaatacacaggccggaaagatgaccccctgcgacacagccgcaatgatcttcctgaagacgttgctgaagacatgaccaaggcccttttaaatgagagcttggcagactgcgggaggaccgggttagcccccttctgcaagaccaacccagccccagcg gctgacgataaattctggaaggtcaaatatgcccatgaggcggccaagaaggccaggaaggctaagaaagccacTAAGAGAgacgctccccgcaagaagggaagtaggcctactgcttcagagctgctgcaactaagcgacagctccgagtcagag gatgacaccggagcaagtaacccggtggttgaagag caaaagattcatgagagccggcggcacacccggaccaacaaagacgctgacctctcctccggcttacctgacgcatcgaggaaacgccgaaccgaggttatctccaacttgtacccttttcatcctttggcgggtgttatacgtcaactgctcaactcttctgattcaaactatcaggaaacctcaccctcctctggcgactcgatgcaatcaaacctgccggccttcaagaccgtacccgggtaa
- the LOC141042756 gene encoding uncharacterized protein isoform X4 — MPPKAPKAPITCNWMRSNVTDETLADFVKLGYLPKKDVMSYRAPDPSEERPQPRDGEVVIFADHMSRGFAPPGLKFFRDVLNFFDLQPQDIGPNSVSNICNFQVFCEVYLGEEPSLLLFRELFYLNRQNECANGPSLELGGISIQRRRDCLFPYAEPPSHPKDWNQTWFYCQDTSPADESPLPGFRPSRLEPTHPLSDKLTQAERQPLLPTINKIKALLGNGLNRIDLVQVWISWRVIPLSHRPGLMCEYTGRKDDPLRHSRNDLPEDVAEDMTKALLNESLADCGRTGLAPFCKTNPAPAADDKFWKVKYAHEAAKKARKAKKATKRDAPRKKGSRPTASELLQLSDSSESEDDTGASNPVVEEIHESRRHTRTNKDADLSSGLPDASRKRRTEVISNLYPFHPLAGVIRQLLNSSDSNYQETSPSSGDSMQSNLPAFKTVPG, encoded by the exons atgcctcccaaagctcccaaagctcccatcacttgcaattggatgaggtccaacgtcaccgacgagaccttagcggactttgtgaagttgggttacctgcccaagaaggacgtcatgtcctaccgtgcccccgacccatcagaggagagaccacaaccaagggacggggaggtggtcatttttgcggatcatatgagccggggcttcgcaccgcccggcttaaagttctttagagacgtgctgaacttctttgacctgcagccacaagacataggacccaactcggtgtcgaatatatgcaacttccaagtgttctgcgaggtctaccttggagaagagcccagcctgctgctcttcagagagctcttttacctgaaccgccagaacgagtgcgccaacgggccgagcttagaacttggtggaatctccattcagcgacggagggactgcctttttccttacgctgagccgccaagccacccaaaggactggaaccagacgtggttctattgtcaagacacgtcgccggctgacgagagcccgctgcccggctttcgcccttcacgtctggaaccaactcaccctctgtctgacaagttaactcaggcggagcgccaacctctgctccccaccatcaacaagatcaaggctctcctgggcaatggtctcaacagaattgatctggtccaggtctggatctcgtggcgggtgatccccttgagccaccgccccggcttaatgtgtgaatacacaggccggaaagatgaccccctgcgacacagccgcaatgatcttcctgaagacgttgctgaagacatgaccaaggcccttttaaatgagagcttggcagactgcgggaggaccgggttagcccccttctgcaagaccaacccagccccagcg gctgacgataaattctggaaggtcaaatatgcccatgaggcggccaagaaggccaggaaggctaagaaagccacTAAGAGAgacgctccccgcaagaagggaagtaggcctactgcttcagagctgctgcaactaagcgacagctccgagtcagag gatgacaccggagcaagtaacccggtggttgaagag attcatgagagccggcggcacacccggaccaacaaagacgctgacctctcctccggcttacctgacgcatcgaggaaacgccgaaccgaggttatctccaacttgtacccttttcatcctttggcgggtgttatacgtcaactgctcaactcttctgattcaaactatcaggaaacctcaccctcctctggcgactcgatgcaatcaaacctgccggccttcaagaccgtacccgggtaa
- the LOC141042756 gene encoding uncharacterized protein isoform X2 has product MPPKAPKAPITCNWMRSNVTDETLADFVKLGYLPKKDVMSYRAPDPSEERPQPRDGEVVIFADHMSRGFAPPGLKFFRDVLNFFDLQPQDIGPNSVSNICNFQVFCEVYLGEEPSLLLFRELFYLNRQNECANGPSLELGGISIQRRRDCLFPYAEPPSHPKDWNQTWFYCQDTSPADESPLPGFRPSRLEPTHPLSDKLTQAERQPLLPTINKIKALLGNGLNRIDLVQVWISWRVIPLSHRPGLMCEYTGRKDDPLRHSRNDLPEDVAEDMTKALLNESLADCGRTGLAPFCKTNPAPAADDKFWKVKYAHEAAKKARKAKKATKRDAPRKKGSRPTASELLQLSDSSESEDDTGASNPVVEEVMTLSSDSEPLPRLKVRRVTRKVRFSHPLAYQDPQFLLKQKIHESRRHTRTNKDADLSSGLPDASRKRRTEETSPSSGDSMQSNLPAFKTVPG; this is encoded by the exons atgcctcccaaagctcccaaagctcccatcacttgcaattggatgaggtccaacgtcaccgacgagaccttagcggactttgtgaagttgggttacctgcccaagaaggacgtcatgtcctaccgtgcccccgacccatcagaggagagaccacaaccaagggacggggaggtggtcatttttgcggatcatatgagccggggcttcgcaccgcccggcttaaagttctttagagacgtgctgaacttctttgacctgcagccacaagacataggacccaactcggtgtcgaatatatgcaacttccaagtgttctgcgaggtctaccttggagaagagcccagcctgctgctcttcagagagctcttttacctgaaccgccagaacgagtgcgccaacgggccgagcttagaacttggtggaatctccattcagcgacggagggactgcctttttccttacgctgagccgccaagccacccaaaggactggaaccagacgtggttctattgtcaagacacgtcgccggctgacgagagcccgctgcccggctttcgcccttcacgtctggaaccaactcaccctctgtctgacaagttaactcaggcggagcgccaacctctgctccccaccatcaacaagatcaaggctctcctgggcaatggtctcaacagaattgatctggtccaggtctggatctcgtggcgggtgatccccttgagccaccgccccggcttaatgtgtgaatacacaggccggaaagatgaccccctgcgacacagccgcaatgatcttcctgaagacgttgctgaagacatgaccaaggcccttttaaatgagagcttggcagactgcgggaggaccgggttagcccccttctgcaagaccaacccagccccagcg gctgacgataaattctggaaggtcaaatatgcccatgaggcggccaagaaggccaggaaggctaagaaagccacTAAGAGAgacgctccccgcaagaagggaagtaggcctactgcttcagagctgctgcaactaagcgacagctccgagtcagag gatgacaccggagcaagtaacccggtggttgaagaggtaatgacactttcctccgactcggagcccttgccaaggctgaaagtccgaagggtaacccggaaagtaagattttctcatcctttagcttatcaagatcctcaatttcttttgaagcaaaagattcatgagagccggcggcacacccggaccaacaaagacgctgacctctcctccggcttacctgacgcatcgaggaaacgccgaaccgag gaaacctcaccctcctctggcgactcgatgcaatcaaacctgccggccttcaagaccgtacccgggtaa